The following is a genomic window from Micromonospora cathayae.
CGCCGTCCGGGCCGACGTGAGCCGCCCAGCCGCCGTCCGGGCGGGGGTGAGCCGTCCCGCCTTGGTCCGGGCGGCCGGCGCACGGCTCACCGGGAGGCCGCCTCGACGGCCGCGGTGAGGCCGGCCGGGCTACGGTCGGTGACCGGTTCGCCGTCGACCAGGATGGTGGGGGTACCGGTGACGCCGGCCCGGCTGGCCTCCTCGGTGACGTGTTCGGTCCACGGCTTGAAGGTGCCCTCCCGCAGGCAGGAGGCGAAGCCGTCCCGGTCGATGCCGACGCTCGCGGCGATCTCGGTCAGCTTGTCGTCGTCGAGTCCCGCGCCGCCCTCCGGTGGCTGCTGCGCGAACAGCGCCTTCGCGTACTCCCGGTACCGGCCGCCCTCGGCGGCGCAGCCGGAGGCGGCCGACGAGCGGGTCGAGTAGTCGGTGGTGGAGTAGCGGTTCAGGTAGGCCACCGGGTGGTACACCACCCGGGCCTTGCCCTCGGCGATGAGGGTGTCCAGGGTCGGGCCGGTGGTCTGCTCGAACTGCTTGCACGCCGGGCAGAGGAAGTCCTCGTAGACGTCCACGGTGACCGGCCCGGAACCGGCCACGACGCCGGTGCCGGCGTCGTTGGCGCCGGTGGGCGCGGTGTAGTCCGCCGAGCGTTGCCCGGCGAGGACGCTCCAGCCGATCAGACCGGCGATCACCAGCACCGCCACCGCGGCGACCGAGGTCCAGAGCGTCCGGCGGCGCCGCTGTTCCCGGGCGAGCTGCTCCCGGACCACCCTGGAGGCGGACTTCTGCCCCTTGCGACTACTCATCCTCGTCCTCCACGGGCGGTGCCCCGGCCAGCCACCCGTCCACCGAGACGGGGGTGCGGGGCCAGATCAGCAGGAATCCGGCGAGCGCCAGGAAACCCAGGTCCCGGAGGATCTCCGGGCCGTAGCTGGGGCTCTGGCCGGCGGCGAGTTCGCCGCCGGTGCCGAAGCACCCACAGTCGATGGCGAGTCCACGCGCCCAGGCGGAGGCGATGCCGGCGACGAAGACCGTCAGCAGCGCCGCGGAGACCCCGGCGGCGAGTCGGGTCGCCAGCCCCACCAGCAGCAGGACGCCGAGCGCCAGCTCCACGAAGGGCAGCGCCGCGCCGACCACGGTCGCCACGTCGTACGGCATGACCTGGTACGCGTGCACGGCGCGCCCGGAGGCGGCCAGGTCACCGACCTTGCTGCCACCGGCGAGGAACCAGACCGCGGCCAGCCCGAGCCGGGCGGCGACGGCGAGCCAGGGGCGCAGCGTGGCCCACCTGCTGCCCCGGGTGGTGGTGGGTGCGGTCACGCCCATTGGTCGTTCCGACCCGCCGGGAAGTTCCGTGCCGCCCCCGCCGGGAAGGTCCGTGCCGGGAAGGTTCGTGCCGCCGTCCCTGCCGGGAAGGCCCGTGCCGGGAGGGTCCGTGCTGTCCGTGCC
Proteins encoded in this region:
- a CDS encoding DsbA family protein; protein product: MSSRKGQKSASRVVREQLAREQRRRRTLWTSVAAVAVLVIAGLIGWSVLAGQRSADYTAPTGANDAGTGVVAGSGPVTVDVYEDFLCPACKQFEQTTGPTLDTLIAEGKARVVYHPVAYLNRYSTTDYSTRSSAASGCAAEGGRYREYAKALFAQQPPEGGAGLDDDKLTEIAASVGIDRDGFASCLREGTFKPWTEHVTEEASRAGVTGTPTILVDGEPVTDRSPAGLTAAVEAASR
- a CDS encoding MauE/DoxX family redox-associated membrane protein, encoding MGVTAPTTTRGSRWATLRPWLAVAARLGLAAVWFLAGGSKVGDLAASGRAVHAYQVMPYDVATVVGAALPFVELALGVLLLVGLATRLAAGVSAALLTVFVAGIASAWARGLAIDCGCFGTGGELAAGQSPSYGPEILRDLGFLALAGFLLIWPRTPVSVDGWLAGAPPVEDEDE